The following coding sequences are from one Thunnus maccoyii chromosome 17, fThuMac1.1, whole genome shotgun sequence window:
- the LOC121882028 gene encoding gamma-crystallin M2-like, translating to MGFHGMLLGQGVFLQRGPLVVRYKKEGFQQVGKQFSFKSSTSTINNITAKMTSKSMNMMSKIIFYEERNFQGRSYECMSDCPDMSSYLNRCHSCRVERGCFIVYDRSNFMGNQYFMRRGEYADYMNMMGMSDCIRSCRMIPMHRGSFRMRIYERENFDGKMHELMEDCDNVMERFGMSNVMSCNVLEGHWMMYEQPQFRGRMMYMKPGEYRNFMIMGRSGMRVMSMRRIMDSCY from the coding sequence ATGGGCTTCCATGGTATGTTGCTGGGTCAGGGTGTTTTTTTACAAAGGGGCCCTCTGGTAGTCAGGTATAAAAAGGAAGGCTTCCAACAGGTAGGCAAGCAGTTCAGCTTCAAGAGCAGCACCAGCACCATCAACAACATCACAGCAAAGATGACTTCCAAGTCCATGAACATGATGAGCAAGATCATCTTCTACGAGGAGAGGAACTTCCAGGGCCGCTCCTACGAGTGCATGAGTGACTGCCCCGACATGTCCTCCTACCTGAACCGCTGCCACTCCTGCAGGGTGGAGAGGGGCTGTTTCATTGTCTATGACCGCTCCAACTTCATGGGAAACCAGTATTTCATGAGGAGGGGTGAGTACGCCGACTACATGAACATGATGGGCATGAGCGACTGCATCAGGTCCTGTCGCATGATCCCCATGCACAGAGGATCCTTCAGGATGAGGATCTACGAGAGGGAGAACTTTGATGGCAAGATGCATGAGCTGATGGAGGACTGTGACAACGTCATGGAGCGCTTCGGCATGTCCAACGTCATGTCCTGCAACGTGCTGGAGGGCCACTGGATGATGTACGAGCAGCCCCAGTTCAGAGGCAGGATGATGTACATGAAGCCCGGCGAGTACAGGAACTTCATGATCATGGGCAGGAGTGGAATGAGGGTCATGAGCATGAGGCGCATCATGGATTCCTGCTACTAG